From a region of the Trichoderma atroviride chromosome 6, complete sequence genome:
- a CDS encoding uncharacterized protein (TransMembrane:12 (i467-488o500-518i539-566o572-595i721-742o1138-1155i1167-1187o1207-1235i1247-1269o1275-1295i1307-1327o1401-1419i)) — MDHNGLFSDSETDVSEAKEHETRTAPHRNMREASSAETLAFYNADNTPKPQKTSEWGMTPQLVRQQERETAAGFKRRELGVTWDNLTVEVPAASAAIKENQLSQYNIPQLYKDWRQKPPMKCILKDSHGCVKPGEMLLVLGRPGSGCTTLLKLLSNRRLGYHSIKGNVRFGNMTEKEAAQYRAQIVMNTEEELFYPRLTVGQTMDFATKLKAPAHLPDGTSSEKDYSAETKQFLLESMGIAHTFETKVGNEFVRGVSGGERKRVSIIECLATRGSVFCWDNSTRGLDASTALEWAKALRAMTDVQGLSTIVTLYQAGNGIYNLFDKVLVLDEGKQVFYGPAADAKPFMEDLGFVYTDGANIGDFLTGVTVPTERKIRPGFENTFPRNADAILAEYERSPLRNSMASEYDYPNSQDARDRTESFKESIAFERNKHLPRNTVLTTSFMTQLKACTRRQYQILWGEKSTFLIKQVLSLAMSLIAGACFYNSPDTSAGLFTKGGAVFFSLLYNCIVAMSEVTESFKGRPVLVKHKSFGFYHPSAFCLAQITADIPVLLLQCTIFTVVIYWMTGLKATASAFFTFWAILWATTLCVTTLFRSIGAAFSTFEAASKISGTAIKGIVMYAGYMIPKPQIKNWFLELYYTNPFAYAFQAALSNEFHDQHIPCVGTNLVPSGPGYENVDSANRACTGVGGALPGADYVTGDQYLSSLHYNHSQLWRNYGIVWVWWALFAAITIVCTCLWNAGSGSGASLLIPREKLNKFRASVDEESQSQGAEQSKETTVGNGAGEVDGNLSRNTSIFTWKNLKYTVKTPSGDRVLLDNIHGWVKPGMLGALMGSSGAGKTTLLDVLAQRKTDGTINGSILVDGRPLPVSFQRMAGYCEQLDVHEPFATVREALEFSALLRQPRTTSKAEKLKYVETIIDLLELHDLADTLIGTVGNGLSVEQRKRVTIGVELVSKPSILIFLDEPTSGLDGQSAYNTVRFLRKLADVGQAVLVTIHQPSAQLFAQFDTLLLLARGGKTVYFGDIGDNGKTIKEYFGQYGAACPVEANPAEFMIDVVTGGIESVKDKDWHQIWLESPEHDQMITELDNMISEAAARPAGTVDDGYEFSMPMWEQIKIVTQRMNVALFRNTNYINNKFSLHVISALLNGFSFWRVGGSVSDLELKMFTVFNFVFVAPGVINQLQPLFIQRRDIYDAREKKSKMYSWVSFVIGLIVSEFPYLCVCAVLYFACWYYCARLNDNSNRSGATFFIMLIYEFIYTGIGQFVAAYAPNPTFAALVNPLIISILTLFCGIFVPYRQLNVFWKYWLYWLNPFNYVVSGMLTFTIWGTGVHCKEEEFAVFDPSNGTCADYLRDFIAGDGWRINLTNPDATSGCRVCEYKSGSDFLTTLNINHYYYGWRDAGITVIFAISGYALVFGMMKLRTKASKKAE; from the exons ATGGATCACAACGGCCTTTTTAGCGACTCTGAGACAGATGTCTCTGAAGCCAAGGAGCACGAAACTCGCACCGCTCCTCATCGCAACATGCGAGAAGCCTCCAGTGCTGAAACTCTCGCCTTCTACAATGCGGACAACACACCAAAGCCCCAGAAAACTTCAGAATGGGGCATGACCCCTCAACTGGTTCGACAACAAGAACGTGAAACCGCAGCAGGCTTCAAAAGGCGCGAGCTCGGTGTCACCTGGGATAATCTCACGGTTGAGGTCCCCGCTGCTTCGGCCGCTATCAAGGAAAACCAACTGTCTCAATACAACATACCGCAACTTTACAAAGACTGGCGTCAGAAGCCGCCTATGAAATGTATTCTCAAGGACAGTCACGGCTGTGTGAAGCCTGGAGAAATGCTACTGGTCCTGGGTCGCCCGGGATCAGGCTGTACCACCCTCCTCAAACTACTTTCCAACCGTCGGCTAGGATACCATTCAATTAAAGGCAATGTCCGGTTCGGCAACATGACTGAGAAAGAGGCTGCTCAGTATCGAGCCCAGATCGTGATGAACACCGAAGAGGAGCTTTTCTACCCTCGACTGACGGTCGGCCAGACGATGGACTTTGCCACCAAACTGAAAGCTCCTGCTCATCTTCCGGACGGCACCAGCTCAGAGAAAGACTACTCAGCTGAGACCAAACAGTTTCTTTTGGAATCTATGGGAATCGCCCATACGTTTGAAACGAAAGTTGGCAACGAGTTTGTTCGTGGTGTGTCTGGCGGTGAACGAAAACGTGTATCGATTATCGAATGCCTGGCTACGAGAGGGTCAGTATTCTGCTGGGATAACAGCACCCGTGGCCTTGATGCAAGTACAGCATTGGAATGGGCCAAGGCTCTTCGCGCCATGACCGACGTCCAGGGCCTTTCGACCATCGTCACCCTATATCAAGCTGGAAACGGCATCTATAACCTTTTCGATAaagtcttggtcttggatgAAGGAAAGCAGGTATTTTACGGCCCAGCTGCGGATGCGAAGCCATTCATGGAAGACTTGGGGTTTGTGTATACGGACGGTGCTAATATTG GTGACTTTCTCACCGGTGTGACCGTACCTACCGAACGAAAGATCCGCCCTGGCTTTGAAAACACATTTCCTAGGAATGCTGATGCCATTTTGGCAGAGTATGAGCGATCTCCACTTCGCAACTCTATGGCATCGGAATACGACTATCCGAACTCTCAAGATGCGCGCGACCGAACCGAATCGTTTAAAGAGTCTATTGCCTttgaaagaaacaaacatTTGCCGAGAAATACTGTTCTGACTACTAGCTTCATGACACAACTCAAAGCATGCACCCGCCGCCAATATCAGATCCTGTGGGGCGAAAAGTCAACCTTTTTGATCAAACAGGTCCTGTCACTCGCCATGTCTCTCATCGCCGGCGCTTGCTTCTATAATTCACCTGACACATCTGCTGGCCTTTTTACCAAAGGcggcgccgtcttcttctcactcTTGTATAACTGCATCGTCGCTATGTCCGAAGTTACAGAGTCGTTCAAGGGACGGCCCGTCCTGGTTAAACACAAGTCCTTTGGCTTCTACCATCCATCTGCATTTTGTCTGGCGCAAATTACAGCAGACATTCCTGTATTATTGTTGCAGTGCACTATTTTCACTGTTGTGATATACTGGATGACCGGGCTCAAAGCCACCGCATCCGCATTCTTTACGTTCTGGGCCATTCTCTGGGCAACTACTCTG TGCGTTACGACCTTATTTAGAAGTATCGGCGCCGCATTCAGTACTTTCGAAGCCGCTTCGAAGATCTCCGGAACGGCCATTAAGGGAATTGTCATGTACGCTGGATACATGATCCCGAAGCCGCAGATCAAGAACTGGTTTCTGGAGCTGTACTATACCAACCCATTTGCGTATGCGTTCCAAGCAGCCTTATCGAATGAATTCCATGACCAGCATATCCCCTGCGTGGGCACCAACCTCGTCCCTAGTGGACCTGGGTATGAGAATGTTGATTCTGCCAACAGGGCCTGCACTGGAGTCGGTGGCGCTTTGCCGGGTGCGGATTATGTCACTGGTGACCAGTATCTATCCTCACTGCATTACAACCACTCTCAGCTCTGGCGGAATTACGGTATTGTTTGGGTTTGGTGGGCCTTATttgccgccatcaccattgtcTGCACATGCCTTTGGAatgccggcagcggcagcggtgCTTCGCTACTAATCCCACGCGAAAAGCTCAACAAGTTCCGCGCCTCCGTGGACGAGGAATCACAGAGTCAAGGAGCAGAGCAATCAAAAGAAACCACTGTTGGCAATGGTGCGGGAGAAGTGGATGGCAACTTGTCTCGCAACACTTCCATCTTCACTTGGAAGAATCTCAAGTATACGGTCAAAACACCATCGGGTGATCGTGTGCTCTTGGACAATATCCATGGATGGGTCAAACCAGGTATGCTCGGAGCACTGATGGGCTCCTCTGGCGCGGGTAAGACTACCCTGCTCGATGTCCTCGCCCAACGGAAAACCGACGGCACTATCAACGGTAGTATTCTTGTGGATGGTCGCCCTTTACCGGTTTCCTTTCAAAGAATGGCTGGGTATTGCGAGCAACTGGATGTCCATGAGCCCTTTGCCACGGTCCGTGAAGCTCTCGAATTTTCCGCGCTACTGCGCCAGCCTCGAACAACTTCAAAAGCCGAAAAGCTCAAGTATGTCGAAACTATTATTGACCTTTTGGAGCTCCATGATTTAGCAGATACGCTTATCGGCACTGTTGGAAATGGTCTTAGCGTTGAGCAGAGGAAGCGTGTTACTATCGGCGTCGAGCTCGTGTCCAAGCCAAGTATCTTGATCTTTCTTGATGAACCTACTTCTGGTTTGGACGGCCAATCTGCGTATAACACTGTCCGCTTTCTACGTAAATTGGCTGATGTTGGCCAGGCTGTGTTGGTCACAATCCATCAGCCTTCAGCTCAATTGTTTGCACAGTTTGACACTCTCTTACTGCTCGCACGTGGAGGTAAAACGGTTTACTTCGGCGACATTGGCGACAACGGAAAGACTATCAAGGAATATTTCGGGCAATACGGTGCCGCTTGCCCCGTCGAGGCCAATCCCGCCGAGTTCATGATTGATGTCGTCACTGGTGGCATCGAAAGcgtcaaggacaaggactgGCACCAAATTTGGCTCGAGTCTCCAGAACACGATCAAATGATTACTGAACTCGATAACATGATCtccgaagctgctgctaggcCTGCCGGGACTGTTGATGATGGTTATGAATTCTCAATGCCAATGTGGGAGCAAATCAAAATTGTGACACAGCGCATGAACGTTGCTCTATTCCGAAACACCAATTATATCAACAACAAATTTTCATTACATGTTATTTCCGCATTGCTCAATGGATTTTCATTCTGGCGAGTTGGTGGTAGCGTATCCGACCTGGAACTCAAAATGTTCACAGTTTTCAACTTTGTCTTTGTTGCACCTGGCGTTATTAACCAACTTCAACCGCTTTTCATCCAAAGACGGGATATCTATGACGCGCGAgagaaaaagtcaaagatgtACTCCTGGGTCTCCTTTGTTATTGGCCTGATTGTGTCTGAGTTCCCCTACCTCTGCGTGTGCGCGGTCCTCTATTTCGCCTGTTGGTATTACTGCGCGCGATTGAATGATAATTCAAACCGCTCTGGTGCGACATTTTTCATCATGCTCATATACGAGTTCATCTACACGGGTATCGGCCAATTCGTCGCGGCTTATGCACCCAATCCCACATTCGCGGCTTTAGTGAATCCTCTCATTATCAGCATCCTCACCCTCTTTTGCGGCATCTTCGTCCCGTATAGACAGCTGAATGTCTTCTGGAAGTATTGGCTATACTGGTTGAACCCCTTCAATTATGTTGTTTCGGGTATGCTCACTTTCACCATATGGGGCACCGGGGTTCACTGTAAGGAGGAAGAGTTCGCCGTCTTTGACCCAAGCAATGGGACATGCGCCGACTATCTCCGCGATTTTATTGCCGGGGACGGTTGGCGGATCAATTTGACGAACCCAGATGCTACATCGGGCTGCCGAGTCTGCGAGTATAAAAGTGGTAGCGACTTTTTAACAACTCTCAACATCAACCACTACTATTACGGCTGGAGAGATGCAGGAATTACAGTGATCTTTGCCATCTCGGGGTACGCACTGGTATTTGGTATGATGAAGCTTCGGACTAAAGCGTCAAAGAAGGCCGAATAA
- a CDS encoding uncharacterized protein (EggNog:ENOG41), whose translation MASKNTVFRLNSRQGIVDLAKAEEDIPKAAAYEVLIKIHSVALNYRDVAIATSHYPFPVKDNLIPLSDAAGEIVEIGTNVQGFTVGDWVIANFNSANLYGPMKDWTGGLGGPVDGVLRNYLSINANTVIKVPKESSLKASQWASLVCTGTTAWNALYGNVPLKPGQTVLFQGTGGVSITGLVLAKAAGAKTIITSSSDEKLAYVKKKFGADHTINYKTHPEWAKEVQKITQGNGVDYIFENGGSGTIQQSVESIAFGGVIAIIGFLSSAKQEEMPNVAGLALSKGCVIRGINVGSKQLLEECVRFVGSHNLDIPVEKTFPFTEEGVKAAYKYLSEGQHVGKVCIDLE comes from the exons ATGGCTTCCAAAAACACAGTTTTCCGTTTAAACAGCAGACAGGGCATTGTCGATCTTGCCAAGGCCGAAGAGGACATTCCCAAGGCCGCAGCATATGAAGTTCTCATCAAAATTCACAGCGTTGCACTGAACTACCGAGATGTAGCCATTGCGACTTCCCACTATCCGTTCCCTGTGAAAGACAATTTGATTCCACTCTcggatgctgctggagaaattGTTGAAATCGGGACCAATGTACAAGGGTTTACAGTCGGCGACTGGGTCATTGCAAATTTCAACTCCGCCAACTTATACGGGCCGATGAAAGACTGGACTGGCGGCTTAGGAGGTCCAGTGGACGGTGTTCTTCGGAACTATCTGTCCATCAATGCCAACACTGTCATTAAAGTTCCCAAAGAGTCCTCCTTGAAGGCTTCCCAGTGGGCTTCACTTGTCTGCACTGGCACCACTGCTTGGAACGCACTTTATGGAAATGTCCCTTTGAAGCCGGGTCAAACTGTATTATTCCAAG GCACGGGTGGTGTTTCCATCACTGGACTAGTCTTGGCTAAGGCAGCAGGAGCAAAGACAATCAT AACCTCATCTAGCGATGAAAAGCTAGCCtatgtgaagaagaagtttgGCGCTGACCATACAATCAACTACAAGACTCATCCTGAATGGGCCAAAGAAGTGCAGAAAATTACCCAAGGAAACGGGGTCGATTATATTTTTGAAAACGGCGGATCCGGGACTATTCAGCAAAGTGTTGAGTCTATTGCATTTGGGGGCGTGATTGCCATCATAGGCTTCTTATCCTCCGCTAAACAGGAAGAGATGCCGAATGTTGCTGGCCTTGCCCTCTCCAAAGGATGCGTCATCCGTGGAATCAACGTCGGATCGAAACAGTTGCTTGAGGAATGCGTGCGTTTTGTTGGTTCCCACAACTTGGACATTCCAGTGGAAAAGACATTTCCATTTACAGAGGAGGGTGTGAAGGCTGCGTACAAGTACTTATCCGAAGGTCAACATGTTGGAAAGGTTTGCATCGACCTAGAATAG
- a CDS encoding uncharacterized protein (EggNog:ENOG41), whose protein sequence is MPNPHACPYCGRNFKRPEHLRRHCRTHTKEKPFVCSCGAAFTRTDLLRRHEKIAHLSPREANDTHRGGSSATLPGVAPSRTSQEDDEVSELIAPSTDAMGASEAVFQGPTFTDSMTNFETFMGGLGLPLDFINSPFSLNMDSDLTTGAEVQSLEPGTFGNDSQSTAGPLPFSRDLHPHDIVQAQKTSIPRQSYASISSFKMASLEMTVDDLKILEEGLRPFQSLLDDFTLPSLRTLIRHIDVWRTSLASHFPVIHFPTFQVGHCIPELILAMAALGAVGTMEENLSKKLYRAARSIALQRLKVNNLYSECATIPFSDAINRILNMQSTQTLVFLLVYSSWARDASIVVEGFELHSPLVQCMRASGFVERESPTEQSWIEWSSYEAERRTKYLAFCFLNIHTLIYNRPPSLLAREIQLCLPCPTKMWETTNELEWAASRHTNMCNPIGFQDAFESLVTPEAAKRENLYCAFSNLILLHGVVQRIYLLRQISFGPSLSDREIGQIHSALSKWVKIWQRASGRDLHPSSEHGPIPFTSIAFLTVAYVRTHLDTGPSMRLATRNPITVAKALFSIAPPRRHSNLTSALLYTVHALSLPVAFGIDHVAKSQSILWCCQHAACALESAVFLSKWLEDIATCQMTNALEPYEHHIIASVESVIKEALASGDWGDTDTSSWCQGPRQMSIAVLKIWSKVFSEESSWAITVHVGECLIEYAKLYENSIQYIA, encoded by the exons ATGCCAAATCCCCACGCGTGCCCTTATTGTGGCCGCAACTTTAAGCGGCCGGAGCATCTGCGGCGGCATTGCCGGACCC ATACCAAAGAAAAGCCATTCGTATGCTCCTGCGGAGCTGCTTTCACGCGGACAGACTTACTGCGTAGGCATGAGAAAATCGCCCACCTAAGCCCTCGCGAGGCAAATGACACGCATCGTGGTGGATCATCAGCTACATTACCCGGAGTGGCCCCTTCACGAACCTCACAAGAGGATGACGAAGTTTCAGAGCTAATAGCGCCAAGTACTGATGCGATGGGCGCCTCCGAAG CTGTATTCCAAGGTCCAACCTTTACCGATTCCATGACTAATTTCGAAACCTTCATGGGAGGCTTAGGATTGCCTTTGGACTTTATCAACTCTCCATTTTCTCTCAATATGGATTCCGATTTAACAACAGGTGCAGAAGTTCAATCATTGGAGCCTGGAACTTTTGGTAATGATAGCCAAAGCACTGCCGGACCGCTGCCTTTTAGCAGAGATTTACATCCACATGATATTGTTCAGGCTCAAAAAACTTCAATTCCGAGACAAA GCTATGCGTCTATCAGTTCCTTTAAAATGGCTTCTCTCGAGATGACTGTGGATGATTTGAAGATTCTTGAAGAGGGTCTTCGCCCGTTTCAGAGTCTTCTCGATGACTTTACTCTACCATCGCTCCGTACGCTCATAAGGCATATAGATGTCTGGAGGACCTCATTGGCCTCTCATTTTCCAGTCATACACTTCCCAACCTTTCAAGTAGGGCACTGCATCCCTGAACTCATTCTAGCCATGGCGGCACTCGGTGCAGTGGGGACAATGGAAGAAAACCTATCAAAGAAGCTATATCGAGCAGCCAGATCCATCGCCTTGCAGAGACTGAAAGTGAATAATTTGTATTCGGAA TGTGCAACTATACCATTTTCGGATGCAATCAACCGAATTCTGAATATGCAGTCAACCCAGACCTTGGTATTTCTCCTCGTATATTCCAGCTGGGCTCGTGATGCCTCTATTGTTGTTGAAGGGTTCGAGTTACACTCGCCTTTGGTACAGTGTATGCGAGCCAGCGGATTTGTGGAGCGCGAGAGCCCTACCGAGCAAAGTTGGATTGAATGGTCGTCATATGAAGCTGAACGTCGAACTAAGTATCTGGCATTCTGCTTTCTCAACATACATACTCTAATCTATAACCGCCCGCCATCTCTACTCGCCAGAGAAATCCAGCTTTGCCTCCCCTGTCCAACAAAGATGTGGGAAACTACAAATGAGCTAGAATGGGCGGCATCTCGTCACACGAACATGTGCAATCCCATCGGCTTTCAAGATGCATTTGAGTCTCTCGTAACGCCCGAGGCAGCTAAACGGGAAAACTTGTATTGCGCCTTTAGCAATCTCATATTGCTTCACGGAGTCGTACAACGCATCTACTTACTGCGTCAAATATCATTTGGACCCAGTCTGAGTGATCGCGAAATAGGTCAAATTCA CTCAGCACTCTCCAAATGGGTTAAGATCTGGCAGCGCGCATCAGGCCGAGATTTGCATCCGAGCAGCGAGCATGGACCCATTCCTTTCACCTCTATTGCTTTCCTCACAGTGGCTTATGTCCGAACTCATCTAGACACGGGTCCTAGCATGCGGTTGGCAACACGCAATCCGATAACCGTAGCAAAAGCGTTGTTCTCAATTGCCCCTCCGCGACGCCATTCGAATCTTACAAGCGCTTTATTGTACACAGTTCACGCACTCAGCCTGCCAGTAGCCTTTGGCATTGATCATGTGGCTAAGAGTCAGTCAATTCTGTGGTGCTGTCAGCATGCAGCATGCGCCCTGGAGAGTGCAGTTTTCCTTTCCAAGTGGCTGGAGGATATTGCTACTTGCCAAATGACAAATGCTCTAGAAC CCTATGAACATCATATAATTGCGTCGGTTGAATCTGTCATCAAAGAAGCCCTTGCTTCTGGAGACTGGGGTGACACAGATACATCATCCTGGTGTCAAGGCCCCCGCCAAATGAGTATAGCCGTGTTGAAAATTTGGTCAAAAGTATTCAGCGAAGAGTCCTCATGGGCGATCACGGTGCACGTTGGCGAATGTCTAATTGAATACGCAAAGCTTTATGAGAATTCTATTCAGTACATAGCATAG
- a CDS encoding uncharacterized protein (EggNog:ENOG41): MNMDRDDWSGVTDPAERRKRQNRQRQRLARERKRTAAFAKLTSSVGSSWNGFGILISGTSHKSMAGSRDLAISCCARRDLVDFNVIESFKAAKEAWKVQRSSVIPPLMFYTTAATFGQPTLPLMFPLSPDHCLLTMVQYNVQRASLFNMAVLSLLEHLPLECGGTLNLPSLNIDPPSCVPPELLPTALQMATPHDYWIDIFPCPAMRDNLIRLYKQFDAHDLQRDLAKSLYEGFVDGEQRGCMVWGEPWTVNGWEVSRGFVRKWGFLLKGCSDLVASTNRWRESRGEHPLVIEV; encoded by the exons ATGAATATGGACCGGGACGACTGGAGCGGAGTGACAGATCCAGCCGAAAGAAGGAAGCGGCAGAATCGCCAGCGTCAGCGCCTAGCAC GTGAGAGAAAAAGGACCGCCGCTTTTGCAAAGCTTACGTCCAGTGTCGGTTCATCATGGAATGGTTTCGGCATTCTGATTTCGGGAACATCACACAAGTCCATGGCTGGAAGCCGAGATCTCGCCATTTCTTGTTGTGCAAGGCGTGATCTAGTCGACTTTAATGTTATTGAATCGTTCAAGGCAGCGAAAGAGGCCTGGAAAGTACAGAGATCCTCGGTTATACCACCTCTCATGTTTTATACAACTGCTGCGACTTTTGGACAGCCAACGCTGCCTCTCATGTTTCCACTGAGCCCAGACCATTGTCTTCTCACCATGGTCCAGTACAATGTTCAACGCGCGTCGCTGTTCAACATGGCAGTTCTATCCCTTCTAGAGCATCTTCCTCTAGAATGTGGGGGCACCCTCAACCTTCCAAGCCTTAACATTGATCCGCCCAGCTGCGTCCCCCCTGAGCTTCTGCCCACTGCTTTGCAGATGGCCACACCTCATGACTACTGGATAGACATATTCCCATGTCCCGCCATGCGAGATAATTTGATTCGCCTCTATAAGCAGTTTGATGCTCATGACCTTCAACGCGACCTGGCGAAGAGTCTGTATGAAGGCTTTGTTGACGGAGAGCAACGCGGTTGTATGGTCTGGGGTGAGCCATGGACGGTCAACGGCTGGGAAGTTAGCAGAGGATTTGTTAGAAAGTGGGGGTTCTTGCTCAAGGGCTGTTCCGATCTTGTTGCATCAACGAACCGCTGGAGGGAGTCTCGAGGCGAACATCCATTAGTCATAGAAGTATGA
- a CDS encoding uncharacterized protein (EggNog:ENOG41), whose translation MPPRLGGFADFNPEIDIPSLSGKVVLITGGTGGLGKQSVQALAKHAPQHIYFTGRNQKAAEAVINNTKAENPGVELTFLEMDFTSLESVKAGINKFAHDRLDILMCNAGVMAVPPAVSKDGFEIHFAINHLAHAMIILRLLPVLTRTAEMPNSDVRVICLTSEAWRGHPSGGVSYDKVRTEKGGMPVWLLRYGQSKFANLVFAAELGRRFPKLMAVSVHPGVVGTDLVNTLSFLDTAVVRFANWIQGVAILTPEEGALNQLWTAAGANRNDLVNGAYYKPVGVMSNSEVNKDKVATNEEIAHKLWTWTSEVVDSI comes from the exons ATGCCTCCTCGTCTTGGCGGCTTTGCCGATTTTAATCCTGAAATAGACATCCCGTCTCTGAGCGGCAAGGTTGTTCTTATTACTGGAG GAACCGGCGGCTTGGGGAAGCAGTCCGTCCAGGCTCTTGCAAAACATGCGCCCCAGCACATCTATTTCACTGGTCGTAACCAGAAAGCGGCCGAGGCTGTCATAAACAATACCAAAGCTGAAAACCCGGGCGTGGAATTAACTTTTCTAGAGATGGACTTTACTTCCCTTGAGTCAGTAAAGGCTGGCATCAATAAGTTCGCACATGACCGGCTGGATATCCTCATGTGCAACGCAGGCGTTATGGCAGTACCGCCAGCAGTAAGCAAAGATGGATTTGAGATCCATTTCGCAATCAACCATTTGGCTCATGCCATGATTATACTTCGACTTCTACCAGTTCTTACTAGAACTGCGGAGATGCCAAACTCTGACGTTCGAGTCATATGTTTAACATCGGAAGCGTGGAGAGGACACCCATCGGGTGGCGTTTCATATGACAAAGTACGCACAGAAAAGGGCGGAATGCCTGTATGGCTGTTGAGATACGG CCAATCCAAATTTGCCAATCTTGTATTTGCAGCGGAACTTGGGCGTCGCTTTCCAAAGCTGATGGCGGTCTCGGTTCACCCTGGCGTTGTGGGAACAGATTTGGTAAACACCTTGTCCTTTTTAGACACGGCTGTCGTACGTTTTGCAAATTGGATCCAAGGCGTTGCCATTCTTACGCCGGAGGAGGGCGCCCTTAATCAATTGTGGACAGCCGCGGGAGCAAACCGAAATGATCTTGTTAACGGAGCATATTACAAGCCAGTGGGAGTAATGAGTAATAGTGAAgtcaacaaggacaaggttGCCACAAATGAGGAGATAGCTCACAAGCTCTGGACATGGACTAGTGAAGTAGTAGATAGTATTTAA